The Desulfofundulus luciae genome has a segment encoding these proteins:
- a CDS encoding acyl-CoA dehydrogenase family protein, translating to TNAVQILGGYGYCKEYPVERYMRDAKITQIYEGTNQIQRLVIAKHLLRG from the coding sequence ACCAACGCGGTACAGATCCTGGGCGGTTACGGCTACTGCAAGGAGTACCCTGTGGAGCGGTACATGCGCGATGCCAAAATCACCCAGATCTACGAAGGCACCAACCAGATCCAGCGGCTGGTCATTGCCAAACACCTGTTGCGGGGTTAA